The window GCTGGGGACCCGCAGGACCCCAGGCTCTCCATCAAAGGAGCGTGTCTGTGCTATGGGAAGGGCGTTTTGGCAGCTTCTCAGGCACTTACCCAGGTGCAGTGGTGTGTTTCCCAGCCCATCTCGCTGGTTGGGATCAGCCCCGTGGTCCAGCAGCAGCTGCACTGGAAACAGGAGAACACGAGAGTGGCTGTCAGAAGTTTCTATGGACTGGATCCTAACCACCACCCCTAACCTAGCTAAAGAAACTCACTCAGAATGTGGACACTGAAACCAAACACAGTTCCCTACATTgtttcactcactcactcacaggggTCACGTGCAGGACTGTGAGGGCCAGGCCCTGAGGATTCTGGGAGGGCCTCCTGGCCTATACACGTGTTACAGGACTGAGATTCTAAGGGTTAAAGAAAGTGCTTCCAACAGCAGTGACCACCAGCGAAGGTTCTTAAGGGCATTGTCTGCTCCTTTCACAGCCAAGCACCATGGTGGGAATTAGGTCAATAGATGATGCTTAGCTTCCCCTCCTTGCGACTCTGGGCCACCTCAAGGGTGGGCTGTGGTATCACCGGGGCTCATCTATTACCCAGATGGAAGTGCCAGCAGACTAACTCCTACTGGGAGCCAGACTGAGCTTTACACCATATACAGAAACTAATTCAAGAGGGGCCACAGACCTCAATGTGAAAGCTCAGTCAGGCTTGTAGAAGAAACcaggagaatatcttcatgaccttgggctAGGCACAGGTTTCTTAAATAGGTCATAAAACTGCTAACCTTAGACAAGACtgataaattcattaaaatgaagaacttgTATTTATCAAAAGACACCAATCAGAAGGCAAACTCAGAAAAGGTAAGTCATTTATATTTGATAAATGATTTGTAACCATAACAGAGAAAGaatttctacaaatcaataagaaaaagataagcaacttgttaaaaaaaaaaaaaaggacaaaaaaaccTGAACAGATATTCTACAACAGAggatataaaaatggccaatgaATACATGAAGATGTGCTCAACTTGctgtcagagaaatgcaaactaaaccaCATTAGGACACCACTGAAtagctataataaaattaaaaggaggCAATACCaagcattggcaaggatgtggaactATGTGGACCTCTCTTACGTTGCCGATGGGAGCGTATATTGGTACAACCACCTTGGAAGAAGTTTGGCAGCACCTATTAAAGCTCAATGTGTATGGACCCAGTGaaccaacaattccactcctgggtttATATCTAACATAGGTAAGTGCTTATATCCACCAAGCCACGTGtataagaatgttcacagcaacttTATTCCTAATAGCTCAAACCTGGAAACAACAGAACAGTCCATCTGTAGTAGAATGGGAGAATCGTGTGCAGCACACAACGAAATACTATCCAGCaataagaaagaacaaacaacATTCAAACAACATTCAGCAATGAATCTCAAGGATATCATTTTGAGTGAAAGTCAAGATACAAAAGAGTGCATATTCTATGCTTCCgtttatgtaaaattcaaaaatgggcaaatcTACTCTATGGTGAACAAGGTCCTCCTGAGGGTACGGACTGGGCAGGGCAGAGTCCGGCTGTGTGGGGCTGAAGATATTGTCTTGATCCGCATGGTGGTTACACTGGTGTATACATACTGAAACTTCACTGTTTATTAAGTTATACTACACCgaaaaaagattcaaaaaaaaTAGGCTGTCCCGCTGCTGCCCTTGGCACTGAGTAAATGTGGCCTGAATGTCTTAAAGGACTGGCGCCGACCTTGGAGCAACCATAGTCTTTCCCCAGGTTTACTTCTTCCCCAGGCTGGCAGTGCCCGTTCTACAGGCTAAAGGAGTGAGAGGGCCGTGCACTGCCCTGCTGGCTCTTCCTTACGTCCAGCACCCCTTGGCTGTGCAGACAGCAGATCTTCCCCCAGCGCCTCTGGAGAGAGGCTCCTtgcccagccccgccccctcctcctcctccagaacTCACCAATCTGGTCATTGCCATTGCAGGAGGCGAAGTGCAGAGCTGTGCGTCCCTTGTCATCGGCTGCACAGGGATCCGCGCCATCTTCCAGCAGCTGCTGCACTGACACCACCAAGACAGAGGGAAGCAGGGGGGGAGAGTGACAGTGTTAGCTAAGCTGCAGTCCCCAGGGGATGGACAGGGTTGCTCAGGGGTCCTTCCAGGCAAGGCATTGATAATGCATGGGAGAGCCAGGCCCTCCTGGATGCTTGCCTCATGGGGACAGCCGTGACAAGGGACTTGTTCTCTTGAGGACACAACTGAGGGCTTCGGTTTCTGGGTGCTCAAACCACATACCCACTGATAGAACATCATAGAAGGATCCTGGCCTTCTGTCAGGAATTCTAGAGTCACAGAAATCCCCAGCAGAGACTTCGGCCCCATCCCTCTACCTGAGTTTGGATACACAGCCACTCCAGCTGGACACAGCTGCCCAAGCTGTTGGCAGATGATTACTTTGCTCCCAGGAGGCAGCCTTTTAAAGTGGGCAGAACGCAGGTTCTGGAGCCACAGAGACTAAATCCTGGGCTAAGCCAAGCAAAAAATAAAGGGGTACATTGCCAATAGCACGGGGTAGTGGAAAGAGCTGGCTGGGTGTAGGAAAGCCTGGTTTTGGACCCCAATTCACCAGTAAAGGGGAATAATCTTTGTCCTGCCAATCTCCAGAGCTGCCGTAATGAGAATAATGGATGTGAAATTACTTCCTTGAAAAATACGAAGCCATTACAAAATGTGAGACATTATGTATTACATGTACATGTCCAGCGGAAATGGAGAAATTGCTGCCAAACATCATTTTAGAGCAAACATCATTTTAGAGGTTTCTGTCCCAGAAAACCTTGAGAGGTTTTTAAAGGTTTTCGAGGACAGAAAACCTCTCAAGGACTTGAGTCACTCCAGACAAAGCCCAGATGTCTCCTCTGTGAAGCTTTCCTGTCTCCTCAAGCTGAGTCAGCCACTCCCTCTCCCGCATCTCCTTAGTGCCCTGTTCGTCCTGCTACCCTGTTAGTAACATGCTATGCTATTTTAGAGTGATTGCTGCTGTACAGTCAGTACCCGCCAGGAATCAGGTACCTGACTGCGAAGCCCTTGGCCACCCAGCAAGGTGTCACGTCCATTTTACAGACAGCGGACTCCAGCTCAGAGAGATCATGTGGCGTGCCCAAGCCACGCTCACCCAGCTGAGACGAGGCCAAACCGGGTACAAAGCCAGGCTTTGCTGGCTCCAGAACTTACACCTCTAATCACTTAAGTTCAGTTTTTCAGCGGGGTTTGTCTTGGAAATGGTATCACTTTACATTGTTCTTCTTCAATCATATTGCACgttttctgtttggtttatcTTAATGCTTTGGACCAAGATATTACTTGTCCTGCTCAATGAATGTTGCTGactaactgaataaatgaaggaaggaaaaggctCATGAGAGTGGAGGAGAAATAAGTGTCAGGCCACCTCAGTGTTCATCGGTGCATTCACCAAAAGATAGCTAGGATCAAAGAAACAAGCTACAATAGCCAGTTCTACTTTGTGATTTGTGCAGTTATAGTCTTTCTGGAAAGCACTTTAGCAACACCTATCAGAAGCCATCAAAATATGCATACCCTTGGGATAATCCATACCTGGGAAatcatcttaaaaatgaaaaaccaacaTGCAAATATATGACCGACTAAATCATTCTTGCTTTGTCCTGTTGAAGGTATAGGTTGCATCCATTAAAAATTGTGGTTATAACTGAGAAATGGAATTATAAAGtggtttttgctttttactttataagctttagaaaaaaatcatacagtcATGTATACATTCTGTAAATAGGAAAAAACTGACGGTGCCATTTTGAAAAAATGGTTGTAAAgactataaaaaatgtttatgacaCAAAAAATTATGCAGGCTACAAAACTGTGTATACGGCAGTTTGCAAGCCCATAAAGAAAATTCCTCTGCATAAGAAAAAGGACTAGAAGGATATTCACCAAAACTTTAACAGAGATTAGTTCCTTTGCTGACATTATGgatatttttcttgtatatttctctaatttccaaaacatttaaaatgcatacattatttccatatttaaaatatttagcagagaaccatgtgatttcactgatatgtggtatataaaccaaaacaacaaaagaacaagacaaacaaatgagaaacagaaactcatagacacagacaatagtttggtggttgccagagggtaagggggtgggggggggggtgggagatgagggtaagggggatcgaatatatggtgatggaaggagaactgactctgggtgatgaacacacaatgggatttatagatgatgtaatacagaattgtacacctgaaatctatgtaattttactaacaattgtcacctcaataaatttaataaaaaaatatatatatatttattttattttttattagtttcaggtcatatttaaaatattttaaatgatttatgaaTTCATAGAAAAGTACTTGTAATTTAACAATAGCAGGGTATAAATTTTATGTCCACTGTAATTgctaaaatataccaaaaaaacaataagcatgcagaaaaagaaaacaaaatactaaacaTGAAAGGAGTGAAGAGGCTAATCCTACAGCCGGTTTCACCATCACCGTCCTGCAAGAGCCTAATAAATCTAAGAGCCATTTATATTTGAAGATGGGTGTGTTAGAGGCTCTGAATAGAAAATTACAGCCTttctatcaaaataataaaactaccaTGTGAACACCTGATTAAGATGAATTAGACCTTTGGTGAAAGGgaagtataattaaaatattctctggTCACACACTAGAGATATTAAAAAGAGAACACTTAcctgttttccttaaaaaaactaTCTAGCTTGCTGCCCAaatattccaaaatgttaaaGTTCACGGGAAAGAGACCAAAGTGAAGAGAGCTGAGAAGCCCTCCGGTTTCCAGGACTGCTCACTATGCTATTCCAGGGTTAAGGGAACCACGTCAAAGCCCATGGTGTGACACCCCAGCTCCTAAGGTAAACAATCTCCTCTCCACACCTGCTCTCCTATCACATGGCCCTCAATCTATACTCACATTTTATCTGTCGACCATAGGGTCCCACCACCAAAACAGAATGACGTCCACTTGAGGTAGGCAGAATAACTGCCCCCAAAGATGCCGTGCCCTAAACCCCAGAATTTATGGCTATGTTGCCTTACATGCCCAAAacggactttgcagatgtgattaaggttagGGACCTTGAACcaggaagattatcctggatgatTCAGGCCCAATTTAATCATACCAGTCCTTAAAAATCAGAGAATCTTTTCCTGCGGTGAGACCCAGGGAGATGGCAGTGTGACAACTCAGTTCACTATTGCACTTTGCAGTTGGAGAGAGATGACAAGTTAAGGAATATGGGTGGCCTCCGGAAGCTGGAAAAGGTAGGGAAACAGATTCTGCCCTCGAGCCTCTGGAGAGAAATACGGCCCTGCAGACACCTTCATTTCAGCCCGGTGCAACTTGTGTTGGACTTCGGGCCTACGGAACTgcataataataaatttgtgttgttttataccACTGTTTGTGGTAATTGTTACAGCGGCCATAGAAAATGATATCCCACTTTTCCCTGATTCGCAGAAGGAATTAAGTCAGtggataaaattaaaactgttttcctATACCTTGTCCTTTGATCCTGCTACTGCCCTTTCCCCTAGTGAACGCTGGagagcagaaacaaaaacagagtggTGTCCTATAAGAAGCCCCTCCCATGCCTTCCAGGTGTTCTGCTTAAAAACAAGTTCAAGAACCGGTGACTCAAAAGCCTCAGTGAACAGTTGAAGGTGGTGGCTCTGTGCAGACAGTGGCTCTCCTGGCAGCTAAAACTGACGGTTCATTCCCATTAACCAGAAGTTTCCAAAAGTTCCCACTCGGCTGCTGGGTATCAGGGGTACACAAGCAGACACAGTCCCCACCATCAGGGAACCCACAGGGTGATAAACACTATGACATCAGGAAGTTTGGGGTGACAAGAAACATGGGAAGAAGAGTGAGCACCTAAGCCAGATTTATCGTCTGCAGGATGATTGCAGTTATGCGAGGACTGCAGTGAGCCTGGGCCACAGGTTAGCTGAATTCAAGCACTATCTGCCCAGGTATTGGCACCTGGATTTTTCCTTCCCTAACCAGCCCATGGAGCTGGCTCCGCGTTGTACACTCACCTGTTTCCACGTCGTTGGCATTAGCCGAGTCCCTCAGCCTTTTCAGAGCTGTGAGGAGAGTGAGAGAGTCCCAGTTAAAGAAAACGACAATAGCCATGGTGAAGCAGAAAGCAGATGGTTTCCCAGTTAACCCACCATTCAGCCACAATAACatctaaagagaaagaaaggtgcCAGGATACAAGTAACACCACCGTGGGAACAAGGAGAAACTTGAAATGTGGCACAACTAGTGCAAAAGCCACATTCTGCAGCAAATCCTCCAAGGTCTTTGGAGCCAGATACTGGTTCTGCCACTTGTCGCAGCTGGGTGACTTGAGCAAGTTAGTTAACCTTTCTGGCCTCAGGTCCATCAGCCCCAAAACAAGGTTGAGCTCTGTTCTGACAGCCTCCAGTCGTTGCAAAGACAAAATGAGACATTTACATGGAAGCTCTCTGTGAACGTACACAGGTAATCTCACATTCTCCAAGACAGGCCAGGCCCAAATGACTTACTTCAATTTGGTAATTCCTAAGCAGAAACATTTCTCTCCAACAATGACACTACCTTCAGTTTAAAGGCTAATGGAAAGCAATGTTTTTGTCATCAGCGAAATGGTCAAAAAGGACAACTCAGATACATAACGGTTCCTTACATTCATAGAGTACTTTATGGTTTATACGGAACTCTTAAATTCTCATTGAATCTTTATAACACTATTAAGATACGGGTGGAATCACAGTAAATTGTAAAACACAATCCAGTAGACATACCAGAGCAGGAGTTTGAGTCTggcagacctgggttctaatATCAGCACTTTCTAGCTATGTGACTTGGAGCTAGAcaatttctctgagcttcagtttcctcttccataaaCCAGGAAGTATCTGGATCTCAatgagttattgtgaggattaaaaattattacatatcACGCAACAGTGTTTGGCACACAAAAGCAGATTAATAGCTATACACGCATTACCTTACTTAACTCTCGCAACATCCCAGTAAAGCAGGTATTGTACTAATTTTACGGGTGAGAAAGCTAAGGCGGAAAGGCTCTATAGTTTGCCTAAGGTAGAAATGAGGTAGAGAAGTCCAATCCAGGTCTGTGCATTAAAACGTATCGGTAGGATGTGGCTGACCTCCCTCTCAGATAATAAAAGTATTCCCCAGTACTCCATCGTATTATCTACTAATAAACACCTAGCGTCATGACAAGTTTCTATTCAGGAATTACCAAGTGTGAAAAGCCTAGAGTGACTGGTTCTGAGCAGGAAGACTTTActtttttatgtacttttttttttttaacgttcaTGGTGCTTAGCCGCTATAATTATTACGACTGAAAGGAGACTCTGGGCCCTTAGATCGGACGTCCGAGGACTCCAGAATGAGGGGGCTCGGGGAGAGGTCAGGGGCTGGATTCCTGGCGGGGAGTCAGCCACGCCTCCCGCGCGCTCCTCACCGTGCACCTCCTTGCCCGTGGGCCCAAGCCGGCGGTGGGGCCTGGCGGCGCGCCTCAGCCGGGTGGCGGGGATCTTACAGCATAGCTCATCGCGGGGCTCCGAGTCCTGCTGCCACAAGACATGGAGGTAGCGCAGAGGGGACTGGGCCCCGCCGGACGCCCGGCCCGGGAGGCCCGGGAGGTCCGCGCCGCCGCCCAGCGCAGACCCGAAATCTGCGAAGGAGAAGAGGCCCTCGGGGCCAGTCAGCGGCTCCGGCGCCACCGCGCACTCGCCGTCGGAGCTCGAGCGGCCAGAGCGCGGCTCGTTGTCCGCGCCCCCGGCGGCGGCTGCCATGGCAACAACTCTGCGCGAGCCAGGCCGCGGAAGCCTCGTTCCCGACCGACCAACCGACCAACTTCCCTCCGCCCTAAGCCTCGCTGTCAGCGGGTGAGCGGGCGGGCCCCAGCCTGCAACCACGGCAACCGAGAGAGGGGCGGGCTCCGGTCGCGAGCGGAAGGGCTCCGAACCAATGAAAACCCTTCCAGCCGAACCCCTCCCCCTTCCCGCCAACCGGGTATAGTTCGGGCAATAGAATTGGTTTCCGGCTGCGTGACTGACGGACATAAGAGCCAGTCATAAATTTGAAGAGTCCACGGCTCCGCCGTACGTCCCTACAACGGAGCCAATAAAACAGCTgaatttaagactttttttttcccatttcctccgTCGGTCCATGGGAAAGGTAACGGGCAGATGCTTTAACCAATCACATTAAGATGATCTGCAGCGGCTCACAAAGGCAAGTCAAGAAGACAAACTGTAGGGAAAgagaaatatagatatattttaaatcaatgaacGTAAAAAAAGAACTTTCCACAATTGCATAGTGTAAGTAGGAAAATGATAATACGTTAAAATCTGGGGCTAAC of the Rhinolophus sinicus isolate RSC01 linkage group LG02, ASM3656204v1, whole genome shotgun sequence genome contains:
- the ANKRD54 gene encoding ankyrin repeat domain-containing protein 54 isoform X2; this translates as MAAAAGGADNEPRSGRSSSDGECAVAPEPLTGPEGLFSFADFGSALGGGADLPGLPGRASGGAQSPLRYLHVLWQQDSEPRDELCCKIPATRLRRAARPHRRLGPTGKEVHALKRLRDSANANDVETVQQLLEDGADPCAADDKGRTALHFASCNGNDQIVQLLLDHGADPNQRDGLGNTPLHLAACTNHVPVITTLLRGGARVDALDRAGRTPLHLAKSKLNILQEGHSQCLEAVRLEVKQIIQMLREYLERLGRHEQRERLDDLCTRLQMTSTREQVDEVTDLLASFTSLSLQMQNMEKRNLWT
- the ANKRD54 gene encoding ankyrin repeat domain-containing protein 54 isoform X1, whose product is MSVSHAAGNQFYCPNYTRLAGRGRGSAGRVFIGSEPFRSRPEPAPLSVAVVAGWGPPAHPLTARLRAEGSWSVGRSGTRLPRPGSRRVVAMAAAAGGADNEPRSGRSSSDGECAVAPEPLTGPEGLFSFADFGSALGGGADLPGLPGRASGGAQSPLRYLHVLWQQDSEPRDELCCKIPATRLRRAARPHRRLGPTGKEVHALKRLRDSANANDVETVQQLLEDGADPCAADDKGRTALHFASCNGNDQIVQLLLDHGADPNQRDGLGNTPLHLAACTNHVPVITTLLRGGARVDALDRAGRTPLHLAKSKLNILQEGHSQCLEAVRLEVKQIIQMLREYLERLGRHEQRERLDDLCTRLQMTSTREQVDEVTDLLASFTSLSLQMQNMEKR